The Bombus pyrosoma isolate SC7728 linkage group LG3, ASM1482585v1, whole genome shotgun sequence genome has a segment encoding these proteins:
- the LOC122566369 gene encoding 3-oxoacyl-[acyl-carrier-protein] synthase, mitochondrial isoform X2 — protein MFTPLVIINRRLTTAARCKRRVVVTGMGIVCPLGIGVQNAWQALINSKSGITKLTDPEYDKLPCKVATEEALNDANWKPNNETDKRDTGVAVGIGMIDLIDVCTTYEALKKGYNKVSPYFVPRILTNMAAGQISIKYGLRGPNHSVSTACATGAHAIGDAFRFIRGGETSVMICGGAEACISPLAIAAFCRLRALSTNKNDFPYEASRPFDKDRDGFVMGEGAAILVLEELNHALERKANIYAEVLGYGLSGDATHLTAPSEDGTGAILAMDRAVKDAGIETVEITFINAHATSTPLGDGIELKAIESFMGQHSKNVTVSSTKGAHGHLLGAAGNLEAVFTILAIKESVIPPTLNLHNLDTETSLNFAPNIKKNWNTTSRRVALKNAFGFGGTNACLCFAQYNE, from the exons ATGTTTACTCCGcttgttattattaatcgtaGATTAACAACCGCTGCAAGATGCAAACGGCGAGTTGTTGTTACAGGAATGGGTATAGTATGTCCTCTGGGAATTGGTGTACAAAATGCTTGGCAAGCACTTATTAATTCTAAATCAGGTATCACCAAATTGACTGATCCGGAATATGACAAGCTACCTTGCAAAGTTG CTACAGAAGAAGCATTGAATGATGCAAATTGGAAACCAAACAATGAAACTGATAAACGAGATACAGGAGTAGCAGTAGGAATTGGAATGATAGATTTAATTGATGTATGCACAACATATGAAGCCTTAAAAAAAGGATATAACAAAGTTAGTCCTTATTTTGTGCCaagaatattaacaaatatggCTGCAGGACaaattagtattaaatatGGTCTTCGTGGCCCGAATCATTCTGTGTCAACAGCATGTGCAACTGGAGCACATGCAATTG GTGATgcatttcgttttattcgtgGGGGAGAAACAAGTGTAATGATATGTGGTGGGGCAGAAGCATGCATCAGTCCTCTTGCTATAGCTGCTTTTTGTAGACTTCGAGCATTGAGTActaacaaaaatgattttccATATGAAGCATCAAGGCCATTTGATAAGGATAGGGATGGATTTGTTATGGGAGAAGGTGCTGCGATACTAGTGTTGGAAGAATTAAATCATGCACTTGAAAGAAAAGCTAATATTTATGCGGAAGTGTTAGGGTATGGTTTATCTGGTGATGCAACACATTTGACTGCACCTAGTGAAGATGGTACAGGTGCTATATTAGCCATGGACAGAGCAGTGAAAGATGCCGGTATAGAAACTGtagaaataacttttattaatgCACATGCAACTTCAACCCCTTTAGGTGATGGTATTGAACTGAAAGCTATAGAATCATTTATGGGACAACATAGTAAGAACGTAACTGTCTCTAGTACAAAAGGTGCACACGGTCATTTGTTAGGTGCAGCAGGAAACTTAGAAGCTGTTTTTACTATTCTGGCAATAAAAGAGAGTGTAATTCCACCAAcattaaatttgcataatttggATACAGAAACATCCTTAAATTTTGCTcctaatataaaaaaaaattggaatacAACCTCTAGACGTGTGGCATTAAAAAATGCTTTTGGTTTTGGTGGAACAAATGCATGCTTATGCTTTGCacaatataatgaataa
- the LOC122566369 gene encoding 3-oxoacyl-[acyl-carrier-protein] synthase, mitochondrial isoform X1, protein MFTPLVIINRRLTTAARCKRRVVVTGMGIVCPLGIGVQNAWQALINSKSGITKLTDPEYDKLPCKVAALVPKGNGPNELDIDSYFTKSELRTMCPATPYALIATEEALNDANWKPNNETDKRDTGVAVGIGMIDLIDVCTTYEALKKGYNKVSPYFVPRILTNMAAGQISIKYGLRGPNHSVSTACATGAHAIGDAFRFIRGGETSVMICGGAEACISPLAIAAFCRLRALSTNKNDFPYEASRPFDKDRDGFVMGEGAAILVLEELNHALERKANIYAEVLGYGLSGDATHLTAPSEDGTGAILAMDRAVKDAGIETVEITFINAHATSTPLGDGIELKAIESFMGQHSKNVTVSSTKGAHGHLLGAAGNLEAVFTILAIKESVIPPTLNLHNLDTETSLNFAPNIKKNWNTTSRRVALKNAFGFGGTNACLCFAQYNE, encoded by the exons ATGTTTACTCCGcttgttattattaatcgtaGATTAACAACCGCTGCAAGATGCAAACGGCGAGTTGTTGTTACAGGAATGGGTATAGTATGTCCTCTGGGAATTGGTGTACAAAATGCTTGGCAAGCACTTATTAATTCTAAATCAGGTATCACCAAATTGACTGATCCGGAATATGACAAGCTACCTTGCAAAGTTG cTGCGTTAGTACCTAAAGGAAATGGTCCTAATGAATTGGATATCgattcatattttacaaaaagtgAGTTACGTACAATGTGCCCAGCTACTCCTTATGCTTTGATAGCTACAGAAGAAGCATTGAATGATGCAAATTGGAAACCAAACAATGAAACTGATAAACGAGATACAGGAGTAGCAGTAGGAATTGGAATGATAGATTTAATTGATGTATGCACAACATATGAAGCCTTAAAAAAAGGATATAACAAAGTTAGTCCTTATTTTGTGCCaagaatattaacaaatatggCTGCAGGACaaattagtattaaatatGGTCTTCGTGGCCCGAATCATTCTGTGTCAACAGCATGTGCAACTGGAGCACATGCAATTG GTGATgcatttcgttttattcgtgGGGGAGAAACAAGTGTAATGATATGTGGTGGGGCAGAAGCATGCATCAGTCCTCTTGCTATAGCTGCTTTTTGTAGACTTCGAGCATTGAGTActaacaaaaatgattttccATATGAAGCATCAAGGCCATTTGATAAGGATAGGGATGGATTTGTTATGGGAGAAGGTGCTGCGATACTAGTGTTGGAAGAATTAAATCATGCACTTGAAAGAAAAGCTAATATTTATGCGGAAGTGTTAGGGTATGGTTTATCTGGTGATGCAACACATTTGACTGCACCTAGTGAAGATGGTACAGGTGCTATATTAGCCATGGACAGAGCAGTGAAAGATGCCGGTATAGAAACTGtagaaataacttttattaatgCACATGCAACTTCAACCCCTTTAGGTGATGGTATTGAACTGAAAGCTATAGAATCATTTATGGGACAACATAGTAAGAACGTAACTGTCTCTAGTACAAAAGGTGCACACGGTCATTTGTTAGGTGCAGCAGGAAACTTAGAAGCTGTTTTTACTATTCTGGCAATAAAAGAGAGTGTAATTCCACCAAcattaaatttgcataatttggATACAGAAACATCCTTAAATTTTGCTcctaatataaaaaaaaattggaatacAACCTCTAGACGTGTGGCATTAAAAAATGCTTTTGGTTTTGGTGGAACAAATGCATGCTTATGCTTTGCacaatataatgaataa